From a region of the Triticum aestivum cultivar Chinese Spring chromosome 7D, IWGSC CS RefSeq v2.1, whole genome shotgun sequence genome:
- the LOC123166088 gene encoding uncharacterized protein, with amino-acid sequence MLLLQEHVLLLSLGPRATSALLSFRHRCLFSNTRFAAAAAVAASASPAPFAVADYLVASCHLTPAQAVKASKVLSRLKSPSKPEAVLAFLSDLGLSDADVAAVVVYDPLLLCSEVDKTLAPRLAELRDLGLSPSQIARLVLVDPARFRRPTIISKLQYYVPLFGSFENLLQALKYNSYLLSSDLENVVKPNVALLRECGLGDCDIAKLCIPVPRLLTSKPERIQAMVARAEDVGVPRGSAMFRHALLAVAFLSEEKIAAKVEFLKKTFRWSEAEVAIAVAKLPVVLRNSQERLLRMSEFLMSEVGLEPEYIAHRPAMLTYSLEARLKPRYYVVKFLKENGLLKPNRSFYTAAQVSEKVFMEKFIRPHKGAAPRLAEDYAATLKGEVPTRFRCKNQEGLNSI; translated from the coding sequence atgcTTCTCCTCCAGGAacacgtcctcctcctctctctcggtccccgcgccacgagtgccctactCTCCTTCCGGCACCGATGCCTCTTCTCCAACACCcgattcgccgccgccgccgccgtggcggCGTCGGCTAGCCCTGCGCCGTTCGCCGTGGCGGACTACCTCGTCGCGTCTTGCCACCTCACCCCGGCGCAGGCCGTCAAGGCCTCCAAGGTCCTCTCCCGCCTCAAGTCCCCCTCCAAGCCCGAGGCCGTCCTCGCCTTCCTCTCCGACCTCGGCCTCTCCGACGCcgacgtcgccgccgtcgtcgtgtacgaccctctcctcctctgctccgagGTCGACAAGACCCTGGCCCCGCGCCTCGCCGAGCTCCGGGACCTCGGGCTCTCCCCGTCCCAGATCGCCCGCCTCGTCCTGGTCGACCCCGCCCGCTTCCGCCGCCCCACCATCATCTCCAAGCTGCAGTACTACGTCCCCCTCTTCGGCTCCTTCGAGAACCTCCTCCAGGCGCTCAAGTACAACTCCTACCTCCTCAGCTCCGACCTGGAGAACGTTGTCAAGCCCAACGTCGCGCTCCTCCGGGAGTGCGGGTTAGGTGACTGTGATATTGCCAAGCTATGCATCCCCGTGCCGAGGCTGCTCACCAGTAAGCCAGAGCGCATCCAGGCCATGGTGGCGCGTGCCGAAGATGTCGGTGTGCCCCGTGGCTCTGCGATGTTCAGGCACGCGCTGCTGGCTGTCGCATTCCTCAGCGAGGAGAAGATTGCTGCTAAGGTGGAGTTCCTGAAGAAGACTTTCAGGTGGTCGGAAGCTGAGGTGGCCATTGCTGTCGCCAAGCTTCCGGTCGTGCTGAGGAACTCCCAGGAGAGGCTGCTGCGCATGTCGGAATTCTTGATGTCCGAGGTTGGGTTAGAGCCGGAGTACATTGCTCACAGGCCGGCAATGCTCACTTATAGCCTAGAGGCCCGACTCAAACCTCGGTACTATGTTGTGAAGTTCCTTAAAGAAAATGGATTGCTAAAGCCTAACCGAAGCTTCTACACCGCAGCCCAGGTGAGCGAGAAGGTATTCATGGAGAAGTTCATACGTCCTCACAAGGGAGCTGCGCCTCGCCTCGCTGAAGACTATGCTGCCACTCTCAAAGGGGAAGTCCCCACTAGATTTAGATGCAAAAACCAAGAAGGCTTGAATAGTATTTAA